From Pseudovibrio sp. Tun.PSC04-5.I4, a single genomic window includes:
- a CDS encoding tape measure protein — MRLGITAEFKDRASKGLKKLLKFNERMEKQLKTQEKLSKGQSKATLKQVKATEKTAKATGKVAKAAESVAKANKNAASGAASLAGHTGEVASQIDRASGSMGRLVGKTDAAVRKAGLLKRAFNKVKGATKSLQKGGALIKSGGGKIARGAAVGAGLIAGASVVAGVAANTVIGPAAQMENYKVQLAGLEGSEEKAEQAMSWIRGFADKTPLLLNEVVESYKLLKSMGIDPTNGSLQALTDTMSLNGGKADYLHGIILAVGQAWNKGKLQAEEAMQLQERGIPVWDMLSKATGKTSAALMEMASKGELGREVISKLVELMGNRAAGSSEELSKTWDGMVSNIMGRWLDFQLMIADAGVFDWAKEKLQGFLDKLNTMKADGSLQQWAEDISKNIITGLEDFWVFAKEVIVALRATGGALSEIADMMGGWTNLVRLMIKLPFIAALISIVTGLVQIGVGLAALGPVLASLGAGLAALTAPFLIAIAIVAALAVAAWLIYDNWDVVSVWLAAAWAWIADMAVVAWDILKALFGWTPLGMIVNNWGEITTWLATFWEDIKTTASTAWTGLKTLFGWTPLGMIVNNWGEITTWLDTFWTNLKSKVSVKWADLQAVFTDWNWPGLPEFKLPSFTAVKQAFTNFFSGSWLPKVDTFSTFWEGLTSMADGVWQKLSGIFEAIGTAGKTLTTTIGETLFGWTPLDKITANWGEITTWLDTFWTDLKSKALVKWADLQAVFTDWNWPGLPEFKLPSFTAVKQAFTDFFSGSWLPKVDTFSTFWERLTSLADGAWQKLSGIFEAIGTAGKTLATTVGETLKSLADMAGKVWSSVTGPEGADRFIDQLTEVAENGWSSDFMEGLALTEALQAGQVNLDTYQQKLAAIALGGGEFASHAQKMMDLSRQLEGHSGFSQQEQAPTSLAEVEKASAALEALQVTSRAAIAEVDNLLGGVDFAYHGQRMMETIAVGMRTRAHLLVEEMRQVTKVLRDHLPSSPAKLGPLSDIHRLKFSETIAQSIKPAPMVRAMRKAAAATMAAATLSTATVSPSLAASAPQAITPPAHAIQAAGGSGGTGQGGTISVTFSPKITVGSGASITKDELAELLEDQAEDLVALLLRKIDEKKRLEF; from the coding sequence ATGCGTCTTGGTATTACCGCAGAATTTAAGGACCGCGCCTCAAAGGGACTTAAGAAGCTTCTTAAGTTCAACGAGCGCATGGAAAAGCAGCTCAAAACACAAGAAAAGCTCTCCAAAGGCCAGAGCAAAGCCACGCTCAAACAGGTTAAAGCAACAGAGAAGACCGCCAAGGCCACGGGAAAGGTGGCAAAGGCTGCTGAGAGCGTGGCAAAGGCCAACAAGAACGCGGCGAGCGGTGCCGCAAGCCTTGCAGGCCACACCGGGGAAGTTGCCAGTCAGATCGATAGGGCTAGCGGTTCCATGGGGCGACTTGTTGGTAAAACCGATGCGGCAGTGCGCAAGGCCGGTCTATTAAAACGTGCCTTTAACAAAGTCAAAGGGGCGACAAAGAGCCTTCAAAAAGGTGGCGCACTGATCAAAAGCGGGGGTGGAAAGATTGCGCGTGGGGCAGCGGTTGGTGCCGGGCTGATAGCCGGAGCATCGGTTGTAGCTGGTGTCGCCGCCAATACGGTGATTGGTCCTGCCGCTCAAATGGAAAACTACAAGGTTCAGCTTGCGGGGCTTGAAGGCTCTGAAGAAAAAGCTGAACAAGCCATGAGCTGGATCAGAGGCTTTGCAGATAAAACGCCCCTTCTTCTTAACGAAGTTGTTGAATCCTACAAGCTGCTTAAAAGCATGGGCATTGATCCCACCAACGGCAGCCTGCAAGCACTTACGGACACGATGTCCTTGAATGGCGGGAAGGCCGACTACCTGCACGGTATCATTCTCGCAGTGGGTCAAGCCTGGAACAAAGGTAAGCTTCAGGCTGAAGAAGCCATGCAGCTACAAGAGCGCGGCATCCCTGTCTGGGATATGCTTTCCAAAGCAACGGGTAAGACGTCTGCCGCCCTCATGGAAATGGCGTCCAAGGGCGAGTTGGGCCGTGAGGTGATCTCCAAACTCGTTGAGTTAATGGGAAACCGAGCCGCTGGTTCTTCAGAAGAACTCTCCAAAACATGGGACGGGATGGTCTCCAATATCATGGGGCGCTGGCTGGATTTTCAGTTGATGATTGCTGATGCTGGAGTGTTTGATTGGGCCAAGGAAAAACTGCAAGGGTTTCTGGACAAGCTCAATACCATGAAAGCTGACGGCTCGTTGCAGCAGTGGGCCGAAGACATCAGCAAAAACATCATCACCGGTTTGGAAGATTTTTGGGTCTTCGCTAAAGAGGTGATTGTTGCGCTGCGAGCTACTGGTGGGGCGTTGTCCGAAATTGCCGATATGATGGGCGGCTGGACTAATCTCGTCCGCTTGATGATCAAGCTGCCGTTTATAGCGGCCCTGATCAGTATTGTCACCGGATTGGTGCAGATTGGCGTGGGCCTTGCCGCTCTTGGCCCGGTCCTTGCCTCGCTTGGCGCAGGTCTTGCCGCACTTACAGCACCCTTTTTGATCGCCATTGCAATAGTTGCAGCCCTCGCTGTCGCGGCATGGCTTATTTATGATAACTGGGATGTGGTCAGCGTCTGGCTTGCAGCTGCCTGGGCATGGATTGCGGATATGGCTGTCGTTGCCTGGGACATATTAAAAGCTCTGTTTGGCTGGACGCCGCTTGGCATGATTGTGAACAACTGGGGCGAGATCACCACCTGGTTGGCGACCTTCTGGGAAGATATTAAAACCACAGCAAGTACGGCATGGACGGGTCTTAAAACTCTGTTTGGCTGGACGCCACTTGGCATGATTGTTAACAACTGGGGTGAGATTACAACCTGGCTGGATACGTTCTGGACAAACCTGAAAAGCAAGGTCTCAGTGAAGTGGGCCGACCTTCAAGCCGTGTTCACTGACTGGAACTGGCCGGGACTGCCTGAGTTCAAGCTGCCTAGCTTTACGGCGGTCAAACAAGCTTTCACTAATTTCTTCAGTGGTTCGTGGTTGCCTAAGGTGGATACGTTCTCCACTTTCTGGGAAGGGCTAACCAGCATGGCTGATGGTGTCTGGCAGAAACTGTCGGGCATCTTTGAGGCTATCGGGACTGCCGGTAAAACCCTTACCACCACCATTGGCGAAACTCTTTTTGGCTGGACGCCGCTTGATAAAATTACTGCCAACTGGGGTGAGATTACAACCTGGCTGGATACGTTCTGGACAGACCTGAAAAGCAAGGCCTTAGTGAAGTGGGCCGACCTTCAAGCCGTGTTCACCGACTGGAACTGGCCGGGTCTGCCTGAGTTCAAGTTGCCAAGCTTTACGGCAGTCAAACAAGCTTTCACTGATTTCTTCAGTGGTTCGTGGTTGCCTAAGGTGGATACGTTCTCCACTTTCTGGGAAAGGCTAACGAGCCTGGCTGATGGTGCATGGCAGAAACTATCGGGTATCTTTGAGGCTATCGGGACTGCCGGTAAAACCCTTGCCACAACTGTTGGCGAAACTTTAAAATCCCTTGCTGATATGGCAGGCAAGGTCTGGTCCTCGGTGACCGGCCCGGAAGGTGCTGACCGATTTATTGACCAGCTTACTGAAGTTGCAGAAAACGGCTGGTCCTCTGATTTCATGGAAGGGCTGGCGCTTACAGAGGCTTTGCAAGCTGGTCAGGTGAACCTTGATACCTACCAGCAAAAGCTTGCCGCCATTGCTTTAGGTGGAGGCGAGTTCGCCTCGCACGCTCAAAAGATGATGGACCTGTCCCGCCAGCTTGAAGGCCATTCTGGTTTCAGCCAGCAAGAGCAAGCGCCAACCAGCCTTGCAGAGGTTGAAAAAGCGAGTGCTGCGCTGGAAGCCCTTCAGGTAACAAGCCGAGCAGCTATTGCAGAAGTAGACAACCTGCTGGGCGGTGTGGACTTTGCCTATCACGGCCAGCGCATGATGGAGACCATTGCCGTTGGTATGCGTACCCGTGCGCATTTGTTGGTGGAAGAAATGCGTCAGGTAACAAAGGTCCTACGTGATCACTTGCCATCCTCACCAGCAAAGCTTGGCCCGCTTTCCGATATCCACCGTCTTAAGTTTAGCGAGACTATCGCCCAGTCAATCAAACCCGCCCCAATGGTCAGGGCCATGCGCAAAGCAGCAGCAGCGACTATGGCGGCGGCAACCCTGAGTACAGCCACGGTTTCTCCATCACTGGCCGCCTCCGCGCCGCAGGCAATCACACCGCCCGCTCATGCAATTCAGGCGGCAGGTGGATCGGGTGGCACAGGTCAGGGCGGAACTATATCCGTCACCTTCAGCCCAAAAATCACAGTAGGCTCAGGGGCATCAATTACCAAAGATGAGCTTGCCGAACTGCTTGAGGATCAGGCGGAGGATTTGGTCGCTCTGCTGCTTCGAAAAATAGATGAGAAAAAGAGGTTGGAGTTTTAG
- a CDS encoding phage tail protein, with protein MIFASLGDFQLGTSNVMTGPTAADETLVNDFHEHKVVRGKPVPQRGGEALDRRSFSFFFEESFCNPEAEYARLVASKISGAVMPFIPGSGGFLGKHYFIKQLKSTTQKTTESGRIVRIEASMELVEVPGSALSVGGLSIAGAAVALLNPLLKRLK; from the coding sequence ATGATTTTTGCCAGCCTTGGAGACTTTCAACTGGGCACGTCAAACGTGATGACTGGTCCTACAGCAGCTGATGAAACTCTTGTCAACGACTTCCACGAGCACAAGGTGGTGCGCGGTAAACCCGTACCCCAGCGCGGTGGTGAAGCGTTAGACCGGCGTTCATTCTCATTTTTCTTTGAGGAAAGCTTCTGCAATCCAGAGGCTGAGTATGCCCGCCTTGTTGCCTCCAAAATCTCCGGGGCGGTAATGCCATTTATTCCCGGCAGCGGTGGGTTTCTTGGCAAACACTATTTTATCAAACAGCTCAAAAGCACCACCCAAAAGACCACAGAGAGTGGCCGCATTGTGCGTATTGAGGCCAGCATGGAGCTGGTGGAAGTGCCCGGAAGTGCTTTGAGCGTTGGCGGGCTTAGCATCGCCGGAGCTGCAGTTGCATTGCTCAACCCGCTCTTAAAGAGACTTAAATGA
- a CDS encoding contractile injection system protein, VgrG/Pvc8 family codes for MDLREPFLSLKINGVEVADNLAPHLIDFSWTDNLHGKADEVSVTLRDDAGLWRGPWRPEKADKVIATIGYRGYPPMPCGEFEVDIPEAQGSRLNDRLSFKAVSAANSTEQRTKKSKSFEETNLKKVIEEVAKALNYTVSGKIEEIPFKFKRQRRERDLQFLTRLAEDYGYFFAIKDKQLVFYKREDLDKRDPATTFDLVDGTTIISWKATDKTHQTYSKAKVAYAHGQKKKLITGEVQDLSIKSGDTLTIDERVEDEAEAKTVAKSRLAKANEDGLVATLTLVGDPLLIAGQVVALGATFGKYSASYLVHKAQHKIARGTYTTQLELKAIRKDGKVRKASTKGSKAGGSSGLFDGPVQDLSKPKGQSF; via the coding sequence ATGGATCTGCGCGAGCCTTTTCTCTCCCTCAAGATCAACGGCGTTGAAGTGGCAGATAACCTTGCCCCGCATCTGATTGATTTTTCCTGGACAGATAATCTGCATGGCAAGGCCGATGAGGTCTCCGTCACCCTGCGCGATGATGCCGGGTTGTGGCGCGGTCCGTGGCGACCGGAAAAAGCCGATAAGGTTATCGCGACCATTGGCTATCGCGGCTATCCGCCCATGCCATGCGGTGAGTTTGAGGTGGATATTCCTGAGGCGCAAGGTTCACGGCTGAACGACCGGCTCAGCTTCAAGGCGGTGTCAGCGGCTAATTCCACCGAGCAACGCACCAAGAAATCCAAATCCTTTGAAGAAACGAACCTGAAAAAGGTCATTGAGGAGGTCGCCAAGGCTCTGAATTATACCGTCTCTGGCAAGATTGAAGAGATCCCGTTTAAGTTCAAGCGTCAGCGCCGTGAACGCGACCTTCAGTTCCTCACGCGGCTGGCAGAAGACTACGGTTATTTCTTTGCCATCAAAGACAAACAACTGGTGTTTTACAAACGTGAGGATCTGGATAAACGCGATCCTGCTACCACCTTTGATCTGGTGGATGGCACGACCATTATCAGCTGGAAGGCAACCGATAAAACCCACCAGACCTATAGTAAAGCCAAGGTTGCTTATGCCCACGGCCAAAAAAAGAAGTTGATCACAGGCGAAGTGCAGGACCTTTCCATTAAGTCCGGCGATACACTCACCATTGATGAGCGGGTAGAAGATGAGGCGGAAGCTAAAACTGTCGCCAAGTCCCGCCTTGCCAAAGCCAATGAAGACGGACTGGTTGCCACGCTAACGCTGGTTGGTGATCCGCTCCTGATTGCCGGGCAGGTGGTGGCTCTGGGGGCGACCTTCGGCAAATACTCAGCAAGCTATCTGGTGCACAAAGCCCAGCACAAGATCGCACGCGGCACCTACACCACGCAACTGGAGCTGAAAGCTATCCGTAAGGATGGTAAAGTTCGAAAAGCATCTACCAAAGGCAGCAAAGCTGGTGGTTCATCCGGCCTGTTTGACGGGCCAGTGCAGGATCTATCTAAGCCCAAAGGGCAATCGTTTTAA
- a CDS encoding toll/interleukin-1 receptor domain-containing protein: MNVKAEPLVPKVFISYNWTDVAHKERVREWADRLFGDGVNVIIDIYDLRPGDDKIVFMEKMVQDPTITHVLLVCDQSYVEKADARQAGVGIEALIVSQEVYKKTAQSKFVSIFCEFNDDGEPYLPTFIASRIGFNFTSPEKVNETWEDLVRFLNGQPRFTKPALGKKPAYLTQNTTLPTSGVTAKIRSLENGLKQGKTTVPLLREDFFDACVSYVDELRIREEPNVDDWGQRIISDYEKLKPIRNFLVDWLLLESTLRGNEEDFSETLIDLLERVLALRFRTEEVTRFNDKWWTAHSLFVYEVFLYFVAVLIKTKSFSTLNVIFETKYILPPSERHTGTDYGSFAKFHASAGDDLNNSLSNGEPNCHSPAAKLIKRHSDRTDLPFKDIMQADLLVLLVSQLRDIRWYPQTLYYVDFYPNFEFFVRAAQRKNFKKLAIITEVKSGDALREKLKTTEISSGRGWHPLTIDFAQALNLEKLDTV, encoded by the coding sequence ATGAATGTAAAAGCAGAACCGTTGGTACCAAAGGTTTTTATTTCATATAACTGGACAGACGTAGCGCATAAGGAACGCGTTAGAGAATGGGCAGACCGTCTATTTGGTGATGGTGTCAATGTGATCATTGATATCTATGACCTTAGACCGGGGGATGATAAAATTGTTTTTATGGAAAAAATGGTTCAAGATCCAACCATTACGCATGTTTTACTAGTGTGCGATCAGTCTTATGTAGAAAAGGCTGACGCTCGACAAGCGGGGGTTGGCATAGAGGCACTAATCGTTTCTCAAGAGGTCTATAAGAAAACCGCTCAATCAAAATTCGTTTCGATTTTCTGTGAGTTTAATGACGACGGAGAACCTTATCTTCCAACCTTTATTGCTTCTCGGATTGGGTTCAATTTTACGTCTCCAGAAAAAGTAAATGAAACGTGGGAAGATTTAGTCCGGTTCCTAAATGGGCAACCACGTTTCACCAAACCCGCCCTAGGTAAGAAACCAGCTTATCTAACTCAGAATACTACTCTCCCCACGTCCGGTGTCACAGCAAAAATTAGATCTCTTGAGAACGGATTAAAACAAGGAAAGACTACAGTACCGTTGTTGCGTGAAGATTTTTTTGACGCTTGCGTATCCTATGTTGATGAACTGAGAATTCGTGAAGAACCGAACGTAGATGATTGGGGACAAAGGATAATTTCTGATTACGAAAAGCTAAAGCCGATTAGAAATTTCCTTGTCGATTGGCTTTTGTTGGAAAGTACACTGAGAGGTAATGAGGAAGACTTTTCAGAGACGTTGATTGATCTCCTTGAAAGGGTACTTGCGCTGAGGTTTAGGACTGAGGAAGTAACTCGCTTTAACGACAAATGGTGGACTGCTCACTCGCTCTTTGTTTATGAAGTGTTCTTATATTTTGTGGCGGTTTTGATTAAAACAAAATCATTTAGCACACTAAACGTAATCTTCGAGACGAAATATATTTTGCCACCATCTGAGCGACATACGGGTACCGATTACGGCTCTTTTGCGAAGTTTCACGCTTCTGCCGGAGACGATCTCAACAACTCGCTGAGTAATGGCGAGCCGAATTGCCACTCACCTGCGGCAAAACTAATTAAACGGCATTCAGATCGAACGGATTTACCATTTAAGGACATTATGCAAGCAGACCTGCTGGTACTACTGGTTTCGCAGTTGCGAGATATCCGGTGGTATCCACAAACCCTATATTACGTTGATTTCTACCCTAATTTCGAATTCTTTGTCAGAGCGGCACAACGGAAAAATTTCAAAAAACTGGCTATTATCACTGAAGTTAAATCTGGTGATGCGCTCAGAGAGAAGTTGAAAACTACAGAAATTTCCAGTGGGCGTGGGTGGCATCCATTAACGATTGATTTTGCGCAAGCGCTCAATCTTGAGAAACTCGACACGGTTTAG
- a CDS encoding baseplate J/gp47 family protein yields the protein MVNLIKALTTDELIRRGPPQHFTVSSKVWREKLVTWWQTHPDGPQRKLYPAHYEMLFINLLAYALSLLGKEGQDAADKRWLLFATGASLDVAAANNGTFRLKAKAATVQLTFTLDEPRSTDLVLPRGLEVSAGAFSFALDEQQILKAGALSLNARATATQPGLEANGLLPGQITQMSAGYPDVSVTNSITSEGGTTAEDDGSLLYRAAKAHDRISKAGPKESYRQQARAFSPDIADVEVIRPAPGRIALYVLLKSGVPSAQFCEDLKAYLDPDSKRPQGDDLSVHPGELVSVTITGPLKVNGDFEVARAASEQAIREAGIIWSQRLGEYLALSALTPAVRHVEGVVDVDLHVTNLASRQLGKIQFAVIGDVVLEAEND from the coding sequence ATGGTAAACCTGATCAAAGCCCTGACTACAGATGAGCTGATCCGTCGCGGTCCGCCGCAACACTTCACCGTGTCCTCCAAGGTCTGGCGAGAAAAGCTGGTGACGTGGTGGCAAACCCACCCGGACGGCCCTCAGCGCAAGCTTTACCCGGCCCACTATGAAATGCTGTTCATCAACCTGCTGGCCTATGCCTTATCGCTACTTGGCAAAGAAGGACAAGACGCCGCCGACAAACGCTGGCTCCTGTTTGCCACTGGGGCATCGCTGGATGTGGCCGCCGCCAACAATGGCACTTTTCGCCTGAAGGCCAAGGCGGCCACAGTGCAGCTCACCTTCACACTGGATGAACCACGCAGTACCGATCTTGTTTTGCCACGCGGCCTTGAGGTCAGCGCCGGGGCGTTCTCATTTGCACTGGATGAACAGCAGATTTTGAAGGCTGGTGCGCTTTCTTTGAATGCTCGTGCCACAGCTACCCAACCGGGGTTAGAAGCCAACGGACTGCTGCCCGGCCAGATCACGCAAATGTCTGCGGGCTATCCTGATGTGAGTGTGACCAACTCAATCACTAGCGAAGGCGGCACGACTGCAGAAGACGATGGCTCTCTGCTTTACCGCGCCGCCAAAGCCCATGATCGCATCTCCAAGGCCGGACCAAAAGAAAGTTACCGCCAGCAGGCCCGTGCGTTTTCACCTGACATTGCAGATGTGGAAGTGATCCGGCCTGCACCGGGGCGCATTGCGCTTTATGTGTTGCTTAAGTCAGGAGTGCCGAGTGCTCAGTTCTGTGAGGATCTGAAAGCCTATCTGGATCCTGACAGCAAGCGACCGCAAGGAGATGATCTAAGCGTTCATCCCGGTGAATTGGTGAGCGTCACTATTACCGGACCGCTGAAGGTCAATGGAGATTTTGAAGTGGCACGCGCTGCCTCTGAACAGGCCATTCGCGAAGCCGGGATCATATGGTCGCAGCGTTTGGGTGAGTACCTGGCGCTCTCGGCCTTAACGCCTGCAGTACGCCATGTGGAAGGCGTAGTGGATGTCGATCTACATGTGACAAATCTTGCCTCGCGACAACTTGGTAAAATCCAATTTGCTGTGATTGGTGATGTGGTTCTGGAGGCGGAGAATGACTGA
- a CDS encoding phage tail protein, whose amino-acid sequence MTDRRFPYTLIPPSISEPRTRALLDAFEAMIGAFDFSVLLQRNADETSTEALPLAMHDRSLEEFIGEDGLPEEAVRRLIDEAWPLHEDKGTDDGVALGLSLIGVRPHFEHWWQQEPEGPHDTHNLTVYVNEHLFDDEAVLLNSKVQIAALTMVDATKRWSQDTNFELGAEFETTLSLGLGGACVALAEPMGAMAIPESGATLCAGAVGRGVAHMARVFEPVLPEAGTHLASAAIARGHSFLSLHGELLP is encoded by the coding sequence ATGACTGACCGGCGCTTTCCCTACACGCTTATTCCGCCCAGCATCAGTGAGCCACGCACACGAGCCTTGCTGGATGCCTTTGAAGCTATGATCGGTGCCTTTGATTTTTCAGTGCTGTTGCAACGAAACGCAGATGAGACATCCACGGAAGCTCTGCCACTGGCAATGCATGACCGCTCGCTGGAGGAGTTCATCGGGGAAGATGGGCTACCGGAGGAAGCCGTCCGCCGTCTTATTGATGAAGCATGGCCGTTGCATGAGGACAAAGGCACTGATGATGGTGTTGCGTTGGGTCTGTCATTGATTGGCGTACGGCCTCATTTTGAGCACTGGTGGCAGCAAGAGCCAGAGGGGCCGCACGATACTCATAATCTCACCGTCTATGTAAATGAGCACCTGTTTGATGATGAGGCTGTTCTGCTCAATTCCAAAGTGCAGATCGCTGCCCTCACCATGGTGGACGCTACCAAACGCTGGTCACAGGATACCAACTTTGAACTCGGTGCTGAATTTGAAACAACACTCAGCCTTGGTCTGGGCGGGGCTTGTGTTGCTCTGGCTGAGCCTATGGGCGCGATGGCTATTCCAGAGTCTGGGGCAACACTCTGTGCAGGTGCTGTGGGCCGTGGTGTCGCTCATATGGCGCGGGTGTTTGAACCTGTCTTACCAGAGGCGGGCACACACCTTGCCAGCGCTGCCATCGCACGCGGTCATTCCTTTCTTTCACTTCACGGAGAGCTTTTGCCATGA
- a CDS encoding phage tail protein, whose product MSLKAINPTLTRAGMRAIFNASDAGLHAKITHLAFGSSRYTPTGTENGLKSEKARIEIVGSRYLDDFQMEITAKIDGPTGFTLAELGVMLEDGTLLAVWSDPDTPLAQYTPGVPIAFSFVLALSSLPQDVIEVTGDVDLQLFFGEEFAQVGTALIGMQLRAKHLQERVAELEKGKAQFAAVSTFITQQQQTIATQQLQINELLGLITNTGALALINSRNIFETQEALQ is encoded by the coding sequence ATGAGTTTAAAAGCGATCAATCCAACACTGACACGCGCTGGTATGCGGGCGATCTTTAACGCATCCGATGCGGGCCTTCACGCGAAGATTACCCATCTGGCCTTCGGCTCCAGCCGTTACACGCCAACTGGAACCGAGAACGGTCTCAAGTCTGAAAAGGCACGCATTGAGATTGTCGGCAGCCGCTATCTGGATGATTTCCAAATGGAGATTACCGCAAAGATAGATGGACCAACCGGCTTCACGCTGGCTGAGCTTGGCGTGATGCTTGAGGACGGAACACTGCTGGCCGTTTGGTCTGATCCTGACACGCCGCTGGCCCAATATACGCCTGGTGTTCCGATTGCCTTTTCCTTTGTGTTGGCACTTTCAAGCTTGCCGCAGGATGTCATCGAGGTGACGGGCGATGTGGATCTGCAACTCTTCTTTGGCGAGGAGTTTGCGCAGGTTGGAACAGCTTTGATTGGCATGCAGCTGCGTGCAAAACATTTGCAGGAACGCGTTGCTGAACTGGAGAAAGGTAAAGCCCAGTTTGCAGCTGTTTCAACATTTATCACACAGCAACAGCAGACGATTGCCACTCAGCAATTGCAGATAAACGAGCTACTTGGCCTCATCACTAATACTGGGGCACTCGCACTCATTAATTCCCGAAACATCTTTGAAACACAGGAGGCACTGCAATGA
- a CDS encoding DNA adenine methylase — MTVTPVRPTKPVAAYIGGKMQLAKHVSARISAVAHQTYVEPFVGMGGIFFRRAEQPKCEVINDISGDVVTLFRILQRHYPQFLEVLKFQLTSRSEFERLVKIDPDTLTDLERAARFIYLQRTAFGGKVEGRNFGVDLRGARFDLSKVVPLLEDVHERLSGVIIERLPYADCIKRYDRAETLFYLDPPYWACEDYYGKDVFTAEDFQKLADQLRAIKGRFLLSINDTPQIREIFAGFDLEEVSLNYTMNATRQKAAKELIISN, encoded by the coding sequence ATGACAGTAACTCCCGTCAGACCTACCAAACCTGTGGCCGCTTATATCGGAGGAAAAATGCAACTTGCAAAGCACGTTTCAGCCCGGATTAGCGCGGTCGCTCATCAAACCTATGTTGAACCATTTGTCGGTATGGGTGGGATCTTTTTCCGCCGGGCTGAACAGCCGAAATGTGAAGTCATCAATGACATCTCCGGCGATGTGGTAACTCTGTTCCGCATCCTACAACGCCACTATCCGCAGTTTTTGGAAGTGCTCAAGTTCCAGCTGACAAGCCGCTCTGAGTTTGAGCGTTTGGTGAAAATTGATCCTGACACGCTGACAGATCTGGAGCGGGCTGCCCGTTTCATTTACCTGCAACGCACGGCTTTTGGGGGTAAGGTAGAGGGACGTAATTTCGGTGTAGACTTACGAGGGGCAAGGTTTGATCTGAGCAAGGTGGTGCCGCTTCTGGAGGACGTTCATGAACGCTTATCCGGCGTCATCATTGAGCGCCTGCCTTACGCTGATTGCATCAAGCGATATGACCGGGCTGAAACACTATTCTATCTGGATCCGCCGTACTGGGCCTGCGAGGACTATTACGGCAAAGACGTGTTTACCGCTGAAGACTTCCAAAAGCTGGCCGATCAACTCAGAGCCATTAAAGGCCGGTTCCTTCTTTCCATCAACGACACACCGCAGATCAGAGAGATCTTCGCTGGCTTTGATCTGGAAGAGGTGAGCCTCAACTACACGATGAATGCTACCCGTCAGAAGGCAGCTAAAGAGCTGATTATCAGTAACTAA